GCGATTGCCTGGCGGCCAATGATTGGGGGGGCCTGGCCAAATATCTGTAGTACCAGTTTTAACCGACCAAACTGGTTAATTTTTGAAGATGTCATTGACCTGGAATAAACCCCAAGACCGGCCCGAAGGCCGGTTTTTTATTACCTGGTAATAATTTTATACTTGACAACAGGCTCATTGGGAATGAAGTACCATACCTTATGTCGAGTTGACATAATCCTCAACGTAGACAAAAGAAAAAAAATTTAGTATAATTAAATTGTCTACTTTAGTAGACGAAATTGAATAGAGTCAAGCGGGACGCTTGACTCAAACAGCGCCGCCCCGGCGGGATGCCGGAACGAAAAGGGATTTTTCGGGCACTGCGAATTGAGAAATGATTCTCTATTTTGCAGTGCCTTTTTTTGTTGATTTGAGGTGAACAATGCGAAAAAAAGTCATTCGCGGGCCGGGCAACACACGTGGCCGCGTCGGCGAAATAGAATACCAGATTTTGAAAAATTTGGCTCGTTATGAACGAGTTAGCATTTCTGAAATGCTACGTTTGTCTATTCGTGAAGCAGCAAAATCGCGCAACCTCTGGCCGCCCGCGCCGGCGGGGGAGGTGCAACGATGCAGCAGCAATTAAGCGTCGAGACGCCAAAAATCTCAAACTGGAGTCAGTTCTACGCAGAATTGCATCGCATCGCTGAAGAACTGCGCGAAATTCAGTCTGCTATGATAAATGAGCCAGCGCCGGCCGCGGCCGGCGGCGAGAGCGGAGAGTCAAAAAATGACGAATCAGCATAAAACAAAAAACGCGGTGCGGGCCGCGTTCTTTGGAAAGAAGAATATCCAGAGCTTTTTGCTCGACAATGCAACTCTTGTCGAGCGTGTTCAATTTCAAATCAGTATATCATTTTTTTCAGAATGTTGCAACTGGCCGCCAACGCAGGATGTGAAAAATGAATAACTTTCCAATCACTGCAAAACAATCAGCGTATTTGTCTAGACTCATAGCCAGAACTGAAAAACAAAAATATCTGAATGTTAAAAACGAATTGAATTTTCATGGATTGACAACTACTCAGTTGACGCGCAACCAGGCCAGCCGGTTGATTGAGGCGTTGCTGCAGGCACGGCAGAAAAAATGACTCAAAAAAAAACCAATCAGGAATTGTTAAAAATTGCGTTGACCTGGAAACGATTCGGGATGGACGTGATACCAGACCATCCCGGCAAAAAATACCCTTTTGGTATTGAGGGCTGGCAAGCAAAAGATTTTACAGAGAACGATTTAAGGCACTGGATAGGGAGAGGTTATGTCATCGGCCTACGCAACCAGGAGGGTTTAGATTTTGATAACGGCGGCAAACCTTCAGCCGATGAATTGTTTACCGGCTGGCGTGATTTAGTAGAGCAAACCACGCCGGGACTCGTTGACCGGCTGATTATCGAAAAGACCAAAAATGCCGGTTATCACGTGGCCTGGAAATGCCCGGTTATTGACGGCAACCAAAAACTGGCAACCGATGGCAACGGCACAACGTTAATTGAGACACGCGGCCAGGGCGGGCAATTTGTGGTAGCGCCATCCCCAGGCTATGAGGTTATTCAAGGTTCTTGGCCCAACCTGGCAGAAATCACGCCGGAAGAACGGCGCATCCTGTTGGATTGCGCCAAAGCGTTTGACGCGCCCACGCCAGAGCCGCCCAGAGCGCACCAGAGCCACCAGAACGGCGATAATGACCGGCCCGGCGATATTTACAATCAAAAACACGCGGGGGAGGCATTAGATTTATTAAAGCGCGAAGGCTGGGCCGAAGTCTACCGGCGCGGCGATACTGTCTACCTACGCCGGCCGGGCAAAGACCGGGGGGTGTCTGCAACCTTTGACTATGCTGGCTCAAATCTGTTTTATCCATTCTCCACAAACTCAAGTCCATTCGAGACAGAAACGAGCTACAGTCCATTCGCGGTTTTTGCTACACTGCAGCACGGCAGCAACTTTGAGGCGGCGGCAAAAGACCTGGCGCAACGATTCGGGATGAACAGCAACGAGCCGGGCAGCGTCTTAAACGTGCCCGAAAATGAGGCAGATAAAAACCGGGCGGCCCTCTTCCCCCACTTCACCTTATCGCAAGGTTTGGTTTTGCCCGATTCCGATTATCTCATATACGGAGCAATCGAACGGGGCGACATTGGCATGACATACGGCGACGCAGCGGCGGGTAAAACCTATGTCTCTATTGACCTGGCCGTATCATTGGCCGCCGGTTTGCCCTGGATGGGAAAATGGAAGGTAAAACACCCGTTTAGCGTCCTGTATTTTATTGCCGAAGGCCGCAAGAAGTTTTTTAGGCGAGTTTTAGCGGCGGTTAACGGTATGGCAGAACGTGGGGCAGATGTAGGCGAGGTATACCGCCTTGTCAACGATAACCTGGAGATTGTGACCGAAGTTCCCCAATTATTCACCCAGGAGGCCAGCCGATATGTAACCCACTACGTTGACCTGTGGCAGCAGATGGGAAGCCCGGCTGTTGATATTGTTTTTATTGACACACTGCACCGGGCGAGCGTGGGCAGTGAGGAAAACTCAAGCAAAGACGCCGGCATTGTAGTTGAGGCCATTACCTGGATGCAACGCCAGTTAAATTGTGCTGCTAATTTTGTTCATCACAGCAACAAAAGTGGGGGATATCGGGGTAGCACTGCCTATCGGGGCAATGTTGATTTTGTTTTCAAAGTGGAGGGTTTACACCGAGAACCTCGCATCTTGACCATTGACAAATTGAGGGATGGCGAGCCAGACGGCCCAATTGAGGGTTTGCCCAATGTAGCTAAATTCAAGGTTGACGACCAGAGCCAGGGAACCTATACAACGTGGTTAAGTGGGGGGGACGCTCTTGAATGTCTGCCCCAGAAAAAACCAAGCAAAAAACAGCAGGCCAAAAGTGAGGTTATCGAAATTCTGACCAAACGGCCCGGCGAAAGCAAAAATGCGCTGGCTCAATTAGTTACAAGTGCCTCAAAAAACACTACTGCCACCGCCCTTGAGGAAATGATAGCCGATGGTGAGATTATCACTAAAAGCGGGGCCAAAAATTCTTATGAGTGTTACTTACCCGATTTTGGGTAACTGGTTAGGTAATTGGGGAGTTACCCAGTTCACCTACCTACCCAAATTCTTTAGAATTGGGTAGGTAGGTGAACTGGGTAGGTGGGTAATTTGTAAACTAATTTACAACGAAAGGTGCAGCAAATGAAAGTCTCACAAATTGCGGGCTACCAAAGCCCGTACCTGAAAAACAGCGATTTACCCAGCCCGGCCCAGGCCGTCGTCATGGGTGTTACCCTGGAGACGTTGTTTAATCCGTCGAGCAACAAACGAGAAGAACGTCTTTTGCTTACGTTCAAGGGCAAAAGGAAAAAGCTTATTCTGAACAAGACGCAGGCAGCGCGGATGGTCGAAATGTTTGGCGATGAAACGGGTGATTGGGTTGGGCAAGTTGTTCGTTTGGTGCCCATCACCGACCGGGGTAAACCAAGCATTAAGGTTGAACGACCACCGGCCAACGGACAGCCGCCGGTAGAGCCAGAACCAGAGCCAATAATGGAAGATGCTGGTGATGACGAGTTTCCATTTTAGGCCCTGGCCGACGACCAGGCCCGCGATAGCGCAGCATGGGGATGAGGGGTCAAGCTATGGATGATATTTTTGATTACGATTTGGTCAATTGTCCCCGTTGTGATGGTGCCGACGCCCGGCCTGGCGAAGTCTGCTTTTTCTGCCAGCGTGAACTTGAGGCCCATCACGAC
The sequence above is a segment of the Anaerolineae bacterium genome. Coding sequences within it:
- a CDS encoding AAA family ATPase → MTQKKTNQELLKIALTWKRFGMDVIPDHPGKKYPFGIEGWQAKDFTENDLRHWIGRGYVIGLRNQEGLDFDNGGKPSADELFTGWRDLVEQTTPGLVDRLIIEKTKNAGYHVAWKCPVIDGNQKLATDGNGTTLIETRGQGGQFVVAPSPGYEVIQGSWPNLAEITPEERRILLDCAKAFDAPTPEPPRAHQSHQNGDNDRPGDIYNQKHAGEALDLLKREGWAEVYRRGDTVYLRRPGKDRGVSATFDYAGSNLFYPFSTNSSPFETETSYSPFAVFATLQHGSNFEAAAKDLAQRFGMNSNEPGSVLNVPENEADKNRAALFPHFTLSQGLVLPDSDYLIYGAIERGDIGMTYGDAAAGKTYVSIDLAVSLAAGLPWMGKWKVKHPFSVLYFIAEGRKKFFRRVLAAVNGMAERGADVGEVYRLVNDNLEIVTEVPQLFTQEASRYVTHYVDLWQQMGSPAVDIVFIDTLHRASVGSEENSSKDAGIVVEAITWMQRQLNCAANFVHHSNKSGGYRGSTAYRGNVDFVFKVEGLHREPRILTIDKLRDGEPDGPIEGLPNVAKFKVDDQSQGTYTTWLSGGDALECLPQKKPSKKQQAKSEVIEILTKRPGESKNALAQLVTSASKNTTATALEEMIADGEIITKSGAKNSYECYLPDFG